The following proteins come from a genomic window of Halorussus halophilus:
- a CDS encoding PH domain-containing protein, which produces MSSTPEQTPSEPTVRTPPDETNLPEWVTLGSAEQVVWLGRPSPYIVKKWLAIWVGLVLVGLAVFAVLPPEFQLLATIAFVASVPVAAWAYVRYRNVRYVVTSEKIYKKTGVTRRNLETVRLSQIQNVSMRQTLGQRLVSCGDLFIDTAGTGRKEVVLTSVPRPEYVNGILTDRIEGA; this is translated from the coding sequence ATGAGTTCGACACCAGAACAGACACCGAGTGAACCGACCGTCAGAACGCCACCAGACGAGACGAACCTCCCCGAGTGGGTGACGCTCGGGTCAGCTGAACAGGTCGTCTGGCTCGGACGGCCGAGTCCGTACATCGTCAAGAAGTGGCTCGCTATCTGGGTCGGGCTGGTGCTCGTCGGACTGGCAGTGTTCGCTGTTCTGCCCCCCGAGTTCCAGTTGCTTGCGACTATTGCCTTCGTTGCGAGCGTCCCCGTCGCCGCGTGGGCCTACGTTCGGTATCGCAACGTCCGCTACGTCGTCACCTCGGAGAAGATCTACAAGAAGACCGGCGTGACGCGTCGGAACCTCGAAACCGTGCGCCTCAGCCAGATTCAGAACGTCTCGATGCGCCAGACGCTCGGCCAGCGACTGGTCTCCTGTGGCGACCTCTTCATCGACACGGCGGGAACCGGCCGGAAGGAAGTCGTCTTGACGAGCGTCCCACGACCGGAGTACGTCAACGGCATCCTCACAGACCGAATCGAAGGCGCCTGA
- a CDS encoding phenylacetate--CoA ligase family protein has protein sequence MGMHRYEYGTIPWQTWRANDDDREAIANRQRRRIDETVTFARRQSRFYKHRYEELPEDAAFGDLPPVTKPELMANLEAVVTDTAITETELEAFLADEENVGRLFLGEYPVWTTSGTTGEPGVFLQDRRALTVLLSIGFFRMVGAMLSREMLRKYVRSGGRRAMLVATGGHYAGVAGTELGRRVAPSLAAERLRVFSVQRPLAELVADLNEFRPAMLGGYASAHKLLAREQREGRLDIDPALVVASGEAISDAEKAEVASAFDCGVREHYGATEFVAVAFECEAGALHANTDWCVLEPVDSDYRPVPPGEPSETTLLTNLANRVQPIVRYDLGDSITLSAEPCSCGNLFPTMEIEGRTDDLLALRDADGKSIPVFPLAIGSVVEEVAGVYRYQVIQTTPAAIRVRFETTKAWDSDDVWPRIESALTTFLGSHGLSNVAVERDPEVPQREASGKFRQVVSEL, from the coding sequence ATGGGGATGCACAGATACGAATATGGGACGATTCCGTGGCAGACGTGGCGAGCAAACGACGACGACCGCGAAGCAATCGCCAATCGACAGCGCCGTCGCATCGACGAGACGGTGACGTTCGCCCGCCGACAGTCACGGTTCTACAAGCACCGCTACGAAGAACTCCCGGAAGACGCCGCGTTCGGTGACCTACCGCCCGTGACGAAACCGGAACTGATGGCGAACCTCGAAGCCGTCGTCACCGACACGGCAATCACGGAGACGGAACTCGAAGCGTTTCTCGCCGACGAGGAGAACGTCGGCCGACTGTTCCTCGGCGAGTACCCGGTCTGGACGACTTCGGGGACGACCGGCGAACCCGGCGTCTTCTTGCAGGACCGACGCGCGTTGACCGTCTTGCTCTCTATCGGGTTCTTCCGCATGGTCGGCGCGATGCTTTCGCGCGAGATGCTTCGCAAGTACGTCCGTTCCGGTGGTCGCCGCGCGATGCTCGTCGCCACGGGCGGCCACTACGCGGGCGTCGCTGGCACGGAGTTGGGGCGGCGAGTCGCTCCGTCTCTGGCCGCCGAGCGACTGCGAGTCTTCTCGGTGCAGCGACCGCTCGCCGAACTGGTCGCGGACCTCAACGAGTTTCGGCCGGCGATGCTCGGCGGGTACGCGAGCGCGCACAAACTGTTGGCCCGCGAACAGCGCGAGGGCAGACTCGATATCGACCCCGCGCTCGTCGTGGCGAGTGGCGAAGCTATCTCCGACGCCGAGAAGGCCGAGGTCGCTTCGGCGTTCGACTGCGGAGTTCGGGAACACTACGGGGCGACGGAGTTCGTGGCCGTCGCCTTCGAGTGCGAGGCTGGGGCGCTCCACGCCAACACCGACTGGTGCGTCCTCGAACCGGTCGATAGCGATTATCGGCCCGTGCCGCCCGGCGAACCCTCCGAGACGACGCTCCTGACGAATCTCGCCAATCGGGTCCAGCCTATCGTCAGGTACGACCTCGGCGACAGTATTACGCTGTCAGCAGAACCGTGTTCCTGTGGTAACCTGTTCCCGACCATGGAAATCGAGGGCCGAACGGACGACCTGCTCGCGCTCCGCGACGCCGACGGGAAGTCGATTCCGGTCTTCCCGCTGGCCATCGGGAGCGTCGTGGAGGAGGTCGCTGGCGTCTATCGCTATCAAGTGATTCAGACGACTCCGGCCGCGATACGGGTCCGGTTCGAGACGACGAAAGCGTGGGACTCCGACGACGTGTGGCCACGAATCGAGTCGGCACTGACCACGTTTCTCGGCAGTCACGGCTTGTCGAACGTCGCCGTCGAGCGCGACCCCGAAGTACCCCAGCGAGAAGCGAGCGGGAAGTTCCGGCAGGTCGTCTCCGAACTCTGA
- a CDS encoding HdeD family acid-resistance protein, with the protein MSETASVEMGTKQIRGAMIGGAIIAILGILAILFPFVTGLSLSILLGALLIVGALVHVAHAFSAGSFWNVVWQIVLGLVYGFAGISLMANPVLGLTTLTILAIAFLFVGGLAEIAWGIIGRGEHGAMWLVASGIISLLLAGLLWAGFPASAAWAVGVLFGVNLLVTGVSMVMQGRANRRAVERGTPTAERGQEM; encoded by the coding sequence ATGAGTGAAACTGCAAGCGTCGAAATGGGGACGAAACAGATTCGGGGCGCGATGATTGGCGGCGCAATTATCGCAATTCTCGGGATACTGGCGATACTGTTCCCGTTCGTTACGGGACTTTCGCTGTCGATACTTCTCGGGGCGCTCCTCATCGTTGGCGCGCTCGTCCACGTCGCACACGCGTTCTCTGCGGGGAGTTTCTGGAACGTCGTCTGGCAGATCGTACTGGGTCTCGTCTACGGATTCGCTGGAATCAGCCTCATGGCGAACCCGGTTCTCGGACTGACGACGCTGACGATTCTCGCTATCGCGTTCCTGTTCGTGGGCGGTCTCGCTGAGATTGCGTGGGGAATCATCGGCCGTGGCGAACACGGAGCGATGTGGCTCGTCGCGAGTGGCATTATCTCGCTCCTGCTCGCTGGCCTGCTCTGGGCCGGGTTCCCTGCCAGCGCGGCGTGGGCGGTCGGCGTCCTCTTCGGCGTGAACCTGCTCGTCACCGGCGTCTCGATGGTCATGCAAGGGCGAGCGAACCGGCGTGCCGTCGAGAGAGGCACGCCGACGGCCGAACGTGGACAGGAGATGTGA
- a CDS encoding glycosyltransferase family 2 protein yields MEESPANDGLVSVVVPTHYRNERLREAIESVRQQEYRPIEVLVVDGADDEHARPVVEEFDGVRYVHQERDEGPQAARSIGAERANGQYVQLLDDDDRLAPEKIRKQVKLFESAGDDSPVGVVYCGMLDESRGEILPNPAVRGDVLERALEMRTFPCITSTMLIDSNVLAGMLPLGHRHGADDTGTKIELALRTRFDFVDEALVYRGVTDSPLSATWSYLDGRKRVVEAYEDVYRQFPPRVRHRAVRETHFLVGRKLLAERGWSAGAVLEFARAAYYTPENRPYYLGECLASAFGRPGIRVADALFAR; encoded by the coding sequence GTGGAAGAATCGCCAGCGAATGACGGCCTCGTTTCGGTCGTCGTCCCGACACACTACCGGAACGAGCGACTCCGAGAAGCCATCGAGAGCGTGCGCCAGCAGGAGTACCGACCGATAGAGGTACTCGTCGTAGACGGCGCGGACGACGAACACGCGCGACCCGTCGTCGAGGAGTTCGACGGAGTCCGGTACGTCCACCAAGAGCGCGACGAGGGGCCACAGGCCGCCCGAAGCATCGGCGCGGAGCGAGCGAACGGCCAGTACGTCCAACTGCTGGACGACGACGACAGACTCGCGCCGGAGAAGATTCGCAAACAAGTAAAACTGTTCGAGTCTGCGGGCGACGACTCACCCGTCGGCGTCGTCTACTGCGGAATGCTAGACGAGTCGCGGGGCGAAATCCTCCCGAATCCGGCCGTTCGAGGCGACGTACTCGAACGCGCGCTGGAGATGCGAACGTTCCCGTGCATCACCTCGACGATGCTCATCGACAGTAACGTTCTCGCTGGCATGTTGCCACTGGGCCACCGTCACGGAGCCGACGACACGGGCACGAAGATAGAACTCGCGCTCCGCACGCGATTCGACTTCGTGGACGAGGCGCTGGTGTACCGGGGCGTGACCGACTCGCCGCTCTCGGCGACATGGTCGTATTTGGACGGGCGAAAGCGCGTCGTGGAGGCGTACGAGGACGTGTATCGACAGTTTCCGCCGCGGGTCAGACATCGCGCAGTACGAGAGACGCACTTTCTGGTCGGGCGGAAACTGCTCGCCGAGCGGGGGTGGTCGGCCGGAGCGGTCCTCGAATTCGCTCGTGCGGCCTACTACACGCCCGAGAATCGGCCCTACTATCTCGGCGAGTGTCTCGCGTCGGCGTTCGGACGGCCGGGGATTCGCGTGGCAGACGCTCTCTTCGCCCGGTGA
- a CDS encoding oxidoreductase: MARTKWTTESMPELGGKTVVVTGANSGLGYEATRAFAQKGAHVVMACRSMGSAEDAKRQIRSEGPRGSLEVAKLDLGSLDSVREFADSFEADHEDLHVLCNNAGVMAIPRRETEDGFEMQFGVNHLGHFALTGHLLDSLRETPGVTRVVTQSSGVHERGEIDFGDLQSERAYDKWDAYAQSKLANVLFAYELQRKLDAADVDDVLSVACHPGYAATNLQKRGPEREGSMLKLWGMKAMNAVVAQSAAQGALPMLYAATAAPIEGGEYVGPGGLGNMRGAPEIQQSSDISYDENRAERLWESSAELTGVEYEFGMAPEVE; encoded by the coding sequence ATGGCACGGACTAAGTGGACGACCGAGAGCATGCCCGAACTGGGCGGCAAGACAGTCGTCGTCACGGGCGCGAACAGCGGCTTGGGCTACGAGGCGACGCGAGCGTTCGCACAGAAGGGCGCACACGTTGTCATGGCCTGCCGGAGCATGGGTAGCGCAGAGGACGCCAAACGCCAGATTCGGAGCGAAGGCCCGCGCGGGTCGTTGGAGGTGGCGAAACTCGACCTCGGAAGCCTCGACTCGGTCCGGGAGTTCGCCGACTCCTTCGAGGCGGACCACGAGGACCTGCACGTCCTCTGCAACAACGCGGGCGTGATGGCAATCCCCCGTCGGGAGACTGAGGACGGCTTCGAGATGCAGTTCGGCGTCAACCATCTGGGCCACTTCGCGCTGACGGGCCACCTGCTCGACAGCCTGCGCGAGACGCCCGGTGTGACTCGCGTCGTCACCCAGAGCAGTGGTGTCCACGAACGCGGCGAAATCGACTTCGGCGACTTGCAGAGCGAGCGCGCCTACGACAAGTGGGACGCCTACGCCCAGAGCAAACTGGCGAACGTGCTGTTCGCCTACGAACTCCAGCGTAAACTGGATGCCGCCGACGTAGACGACGTGCTGAGCGTCGCCTGCCATCCGGGCTACGCGGCGACGAACCTCCAGAAGCGCGGGCCAGAACGCGAAGGGTCGATGCTCAAACTCTGGGGCATGAAGGCGATGAACGCAGTCGTCGCCCAGAGCGCCGCACAGGGCGCGCTTCCGATGCTCTATGCGGCGACTGCGGCACCTATCGAAGGCGGCGAGTACGTCGGACCGGGCGGCCTCGGAAACATGCGCGGCGCGCCGGAGATTCAGCAGTCGAGCGACATCTCCTACGACGAGAATCGGGCCGAGCGACTGTGGGAGTCGTCTGCGGAACTGACCGGCGTGGAGTACGAGTTCGGGATGGCTCCAGAAGTTGAGTGA